From a region of the Acidobacteriota bacterium genome:
- a CDS encoding tetratricopeptide repeat protein produces the protein MRSITGRFLAMTSVACLTFGWVLAKGVIQVRCVDEAGQPIKGVEVIVRQPAGSYVKQNKTNKRGEAEFKNAEQGYYRVIARGDGYDPGLRDVFEFSGEGEMTVDMTLKPGSPDKKLYLEDPSIQQEVNQLIIDGAKLIREREMDAAKEKLNKALEIMPASPDGLIQLGLAQLNSQEWEKADATFQEALDLLEIFQKLGVGDMSQRRQEVLEVKQSIPFQKIAWRSHELMKERRYEDALPVLQEMIEMAPDNPDVYYSQAIALAHSDRTQEAKAAVEKALEINPNDRSYKELLGQIEAILESGRSLEAQETIQGIEKEYQEGNHEAALQQIEQAMQSLDEQYHGPLWLLKAQTHSQREQYDASLAAYAKAVETNPDDALAIKREMARTCFTAEKYEEGLELYHEVFQAEPEGAEQKFFEMAQDFNRRGEAELAARVMEKILEINPDYPEAHFELGVYYFYEKEDKAKARKMFERYLEIGESEDNKDNARAILAVIDRDQ, from the coding sequence ATGCGATCGATAACGGGACGCTTTTTAGCCATGACATCTGTAGCTTGCCTGACCTTTGGCTGGGTCCTCGCCAAGGGCGTCATTCAGGTGCGCTGCGTCGACGAGGCGGGGCAGCCGATCAAGGGAGTCGAGGTCATCGTGCGGCAGCCGGCCGGCAGCTACGTCAAGCAGAACAAGACCAACAAGCGGGGCGAAGCCGAATTCAAGAACGCCGAGCAAGGCTACTATCGGGTGATCGCCCGCGGGGACGGTTACGACCCCGGTCTTCGCGACGTCTTCGAATTCAGCGGCGAGGGCGAGATGACGGTGGACATGACCCTCAAGCCTGGAAGTCCGGACAAGAAACTCTATTTGGAGGATCCCAGCATCCAGCAGGAGGTCAATCAACTGATCATTGACGGCGCCAAGCTGATCCGCGAACGAGAAATGGACGCGGCCAAGGAAAAGCTGAACAAGGCCCTCGAGATCATGCCCGCCAGTCCCGACGGCCTCATTCAACTGGGGCTGGCCCAGCTCAACAGCCAGGAATGGGAGAAGGCCGACGCGACTTTTCAGGAGGCGCTCGACTTGCTCGAAATCTTCCAAAAACTGGGAGTCGGAGACATGAGCCAGAGGCGTCAGGAAGTGCTGGAAGTCAAACAGAGCATACCTTTCCAGAAAATCGCCTGGAGGTCGCACGAGTTGATGAAGGAACGGCGCTATGAAGATGCGTTGCCGGTGCTGCAAGAGATGATCGAAATGGCGCCCGACAACCCGGACGTCTACTACAGCCAGGCCATCGCGCTGGCTCATTCCGACCGCACTCAGGAAGCCAAAGCCGCCGTCGAGAAGGCTCTCGAGATCAATCCCAACGACCGATCCTACAAAGAGCTGCTGGGGCAGATCGAGGCCATCCTCGAATCGGGCCGTTCTTTGGAGGCCCAAGAAACCATTCAGGGCATCGAGAAGGAGTATCAGGAGGGCAACCACGAGGCGGCACTGCAGCAGATCGAGCAGGCCATGCAATCGCTAGACGAGCAGTACCACGGCCCGCTCTGGCTGCTCAAAGCACAGACTCATTCGCAACGCGAGCAGTACGATGCATCGCTGGCAGCCTACGCCAAAGCGGTCGAGACCAATCCCGACGACGCCCTGGCCATCAAGCGGGAAATGGCGCGCACCTGTTTCACCGCCGAGAAATACGAGGAAGGACTCGAGCTCTATCACGAGGTGTTTCAGGCCGAGCCGGAGGGAGCGGAGCAGAAGTTCTTCGAAATGGCTCAGGACTTCAACCGCCGAGGCGAGGCTGAACTGGCCGCCCGGGTCATGGAGAAGATCCTGGAAATCAACCCCGACTATCCCGAGGCCCATTTCGAGCTGGGGGTCTACTACTTCTACGAGAAAGAGGACAAAGCCAAGGCCCGCAAGATGTTCGAGCGCTATCTGGAGATCGGCGAGAGCGAAGACAACAAAGACAACGCCCGGGCCATCCTGGCGGTTATCGACCGTGACCAGTAA
- a CDS encoding VWA domain-containing protein: protein MPKRPLRLGSRTRRQPTSLYRAGGLLPLLLLTALLLPVRALAQDPSQSGKGQAIAFKIRSNAVIVDLIAVDDQGRFVTDLKADEIELKEDGKKQDIRYLELVGSPDEAGESSGAAASAPPVTAPAPAAAEEAASIALVIDVGSVDPPSLGFVSRAISSYLLESQFAENSRFMLATVGGGVQIIHPFTGDVEAVTSSLQRVRPSNIAGQLSFTNFLEEIEPLFTGLRTPGRSLRDHLEVAAQAVTEGNGYLEVLAGQVQRTSKSIELLSRHLQQLPGRKQMVLFTSGYPLGGHNVIRDVLQRRIDASFELGRPTGDTAAQISAVLSRLRRVDTTSPINEAIDQANRSQVSIYAVDARGLLTGVRDSREMTGSGGTISSIRGDQVNLAHRNIAVPQDFLVALADATGGLTFMNQNDLESGIDAAYRDSQRYYLLSYEPSKKKGKTEFRRINVKVKRPGLSLRYREGYVFKSDEELRQEQVYEALAHPHLFKTFDIAVEVTPKDGKLEVLTGVPTSALVFSQEGDRFHCAVEIFGVLVDEQGKWATEKLTFAKKIDLKQSAQELQQFRQTRYAGVQEMVKVKPGNYTLIVVVRQGPYGQMTSLTRPVQMGG from the coding sequence ATGCCGAAAAGACCACTCCGACTTGGTTCAAGAACCCGTCGGCAACCGACCTCCCTTTACCGGGCCGGCGGACTGCTGCCTTTACTCTTGTTGACCGCCCTGCTGTTGCCGGTGCGGGCCCTCGCCCAAGACCCGTCCCAGAGCGGAAAGGGGCAGGCCATCGCCTTCAAAATCCGCTCCAATGCCGTCATCGTCGATCTCATCGCGGTGGACGATCAGGGACGCTTCGTCACCGATTTGAAGGCCGACGAGATCGAGCTCAAGGAAGACGGGAAGAAGCAGGACATCCGCTACCTTGAACTGGTCGGCAGCCCTGATGAGGCTGGCGAGTCATCGGGCGCAGCAGCTTCCGCTCCGCCTGTCACGGCTCCGGCCCCTGCCGCCGCGGAGGAAGCGGCTTCCATCGCGCTGGTGATCGACGTGGGGAGCGTGGACCCCCCCAGCCTGGGCTTCGTCAGCCGCGCCATCTCCTCTTACCTGCTGGAGTCCCAATTCGCTGAGAACTCACGCTTCATGCTGGCTACGGTGGGGGGAGGAGTGCAAATCATCCACCCCTTCACGGGAGACGTCGAAGCCGTCACCTCATCCCTGCAACGGGTGCGCCCCTCCAACATCGCCGGCCAGCTCTCCTTTACCAACTTCCTGGAAGAGATCGAGCCGCTCTTCACGGGACTGCGGACGCCCGGACGCTCTTTGAGAGACCACCTGGAGGTGGCCGCCCAGGCGGTTACCGAGGGCAATGGCTATCTGGAAGTTCTGGCCGGCCAAGTGCAGCGGACCTCCAAGTCGATCGAACTTTTGAGCCGCCACTTGCAGCAGCTTCCGGGCCGCAAGCAGATGGTGCTTTTCACTTCGGGTTATCCCTTGGGAGGGCACAACGTGATCCGCGACGTGCTGCAAAGGCGCATCGACGCCAGCTTTGAACTCGGGCGTCCCACGGGCGACACGGCGGCTCAGATCAGCGCCGTGCTCTCCCGCCTCCGGCGGGTTGATACCACCTCGCCCATCAACGAGGCCATCGACCAGGCCAACCGCTCCCAGGTCTCCATCTACGCGGTGGATGCCAGGGGTTTGCTCACGGGCGTCCGCGATTCGCGGGAGATGACCGGTTCAGGAGGAACCATCAGTTCCATCCGCGGCGACCAGGTCAATCTGGCCCACCGCAATATCGCCGTTCCTCAGGACTTCCTGGTCGCGCTGGCCGACGCCACGGGCGGACTGACATTCATGAACCAGAACGACCTGGAAAGCGGCATCGACGCCGCTTACCGGGACTCCCAGCGCTATTACCTACTTTCCTACGAGCCCAGCAAGAAGAAGGGCAAGACCGAGTTTCGAAGGATCAACGTCAAGGTCAAGCGTCCTGGGCTCAGCTTGCGCTACCGCGAAGGCTACGTATTCAAGTCGGATGAGGAACTGCGCCAAGAGCAAGTCTATGAGGCTCTGGCTCATCCCCACCTCTTCAAAACCTTCGACATCGCCGTCGAAGTTACCCCCAAGGACGGCAAGCTGGAGGTGCTGACGGGCGTCCCCACTTCGGCTCTGGTCTTCTCTCAGGAGGGAGACCGCTTCCATTGTGCGGTGGAGATTTTCGGCGTCCTGGTTGACGAGCAGGGCAAATGGGCCACCGAGAAGCTCACCTTCGCCAAGAAGATCGACCTCAAGCAAAGCGCCCAGGAGCTGCAGCAGTTTCGACAGACCCGCTACGCCGGAGTGCAGGAAATGGTCAAGGTCAAGCCGGGCAATTACACGCTCATCGTCGTCGTCCGCCAGGGACCCTACGGCCAGATGACCTCCCTGACCCGCCCGGTCCAAATGGGCGGTTAG
- a CDS encoding phenylacetate--CoA ligase, translated as MGFDEFAQVERLGRKELRKLQDARLIEMVRRADRVSFYRQRFRQAGLKVEDIGSVDDLPKLPCTRKDDLRGQYPFGMFALPAERIARIHCSSGTTGKPTVSGYSREDLQLLGEVNARSLYAAGARPGMTLHNAFGYGLFTGGLGLHAGAERLGMTVVPVSGGMTDRQMTLIEDFKPQVISCTPSYALTLAERFADRGRSPQELSLEIAVMGAEPWNEATRAQVDAGLGLRSTNLYGLSEIIGPGVSQECREERNGSHIWEDHFYPEILDALSGAPVADGEEGVLVLTTLTKRAMPLLRYWTGDITSLNRQPCRCGRTHVRMAPVRGRSDDMLIVRGVNFYPSRVEEVLHEFQQLTPHYQLVLSREGSRDLVTLRVEPAPNLPQAARSQLVGRLGSRLKSTLGLTFRVEIAAPGQVPRSSGGKLSRVDDRRPA; from the coding sequence ATGGGCTTTGACGAGTTTGCTCAAGTTGAAAGGTTGGGGCGGAAAGAGCTGCGCAAGCTGCAGGACGCGCGGCTGATCGAAATGGTTCGGCGCGCGGACCGGGTGTCCTTCTACCGCCAGCGCTTCCGTCAGGCGGGACTCAAGGTGGAGGACATCGGCTCGGTCGATGATCTCCCCAAGCTGCCCTGCACCCGCAAGGACGACCTGCGCGGCCAGTATCCCTTCGGGATGTTCGCGCTGCCTGCAGAGCGCATCGCCCGCATTCATTGCTCCTCCGGCACTACCGGCAAGCCCACGGTTTCGGGCTACAGCCGGGAAGACCTGCAACTGCTGGGAGAAGTCAATGCCCGCTCCCTCTATGCGGCGGGCGCGCGTCCCGGAATGACGCTGCACAACGCCTTCGGCTATGGACTCTTTACGGGCGGCCTGGGGCTGCATGCCGGCGCCGAGCGGCTGGGAATGACGGTGGTGCCGGTTTCCGGAGGCATGACCGACCGCCAGATGACGCTTATCGAGGACTTCAAGCCCCAGGTCATCTCCTGCACCCCTTCTTACGCCCTCACCCTGGCCGAGCGCTTCGCCGACCGCGGACGCTCGCCCCAGGAACTCAGCCTGGAAATCGCCGTCATGGGCGCCGAGCCCTGGAACGAAGCCACCCGCGCCCAGGTGGACGCCGGACTGGGACTGCGCTCCACCAACCTCTACGGCCTCTCCGAAATCATCGGCCCCGGAGTCTCGCAGGAATGCCGGGAGGAGCGAAACGGCAGCCACATCTGGGAAGACCACTTCTACCCGGAGATTCTCGACGCCCTCAGCGGGGCCCCTGTCGCCGACGGCGAGGAAGGCGTGCTGGTGCTGACCACTCTCACCAAGCGGGCCATGCCCCTGCTGCGCTACTGGACGGGAGACATCACCTCGCTTAACCGCCAACCCTGCCGCTGCGGACGCACCCACGTCCGCATGGCGCCCGTGCGAGGACGCAGCGACGACATGCTGATCGTACGCGGGGTCAACTTCTACCCCTCGCGGGTGGAGGAGGTCCTGCACGAGTTCCAGCAACTGACGCCTCACTACCAACTGGTGCTCAGCCGCGAGGGGTCGCGAGACCTTGTGACCCTGCGTGTCGAGCCTGCGCCCAACCTTCCCCAGGCCGCCCGCAGCCAACTGGTCGGACGCCTGGGGTCCAGGCTGAAAAGCACCCTCGGACTCACCTTCCGCGTCGAAATCGCCGCGCCTGGCCAGGTTCCCCGCAGCAGCGGCGGCAAGCTCTCCCGAGTCGATGACCGCCGCCCGGCTTGA
- a CDS encoding tetratricopeptide repeat protein codes for MDNIRKVIEKAWQARRLGRLEDAERGLLRAIEMSRQSGARVDLIRALHSLGQVMRDLGQSERALPLCQEAADLSRQEGDDLLLAHTVRHLGDLHREAGRLEEADSCYQEALTLYGGAAQPPPLAHANALRPAALLKEDQGEVEAARQLWSQARRLYESAGVAAGVAECETRLSQLGT; via the coding sequence ATGGACAACATCAGGAAAGTCATCGAAAAAGCCTGGCAGGCCCGCCGCCTGGGACGCCTCGAAGACGCGGAGCGGGGCCTGCTCCGGGCCATCGAGATGAGCCGCCAAAGCGGTGCCCGCGTTGACCTGATCCGCGCCCTCCACTCGCTGGGGCAGGTGATGCGCGACTTGGGCCAAAGCGAGCGCGCCTTGCCCCTGTGCCAGGAAGCCGCGGATTTGAGCCGCCAGGAGGGAGACGACCTCTTGCTGGCCCACACGGTGAGGCATCTCGGAGACCTCCACCGCGAGGCCGGACGCCTGGAGGAGGCCGACTCCTGCTATCAGGAAGCGCTGACTCTCTACGGTGGCGCAGCGCAGCCTCCGCCGCTGGCTCATGCCAACGCTTTGCGTCCGGCGGCCCTTCTCAAGGAAGACCAGGGAGAGGTGGAAGCGGCGCGGCAGTTGTGGTCGCAGGCCCGGCGCCTCTATGAAAGCGCTGGCGTAGCCGCAGGCGTGGCCGAGTGCGAAACCAGGCTGTCGCAGCTTGGAACCTGA
- a CDS encoding nuclear transport factor 2 family protein gives MELKSLVREWFDKWREGDYLHLPVSDDFKHTSPFGTVDGKAAYLELVKTNQDKFTGYRFEIHDEIYDQGKACVRYTAVQGDFKLDVSEWYYPKGDAIGEIIAYYHIGEIRQERRLEGQK, from the coding sequence GTGGAATTGAAGAGCCTGGTCAGAGAGTGGTTTGACAAATGGAGGGAGGGCGACTACCTCCACTTGCCCGTATCCGATGATTTCAAGCACACCAGCCCTTTCGGCACCGTCGACGGCAAGGCCGCCTACCTCGAGTTGGTGAAGACCAACCAGGACAAGTTCACCGGCTACCGCTTCGAAATACACGATGAAATCTATGACCAGGGCAAGGCCTGCGTCCGCTACACCGCCGTTCAGGGCGATTTCAAGCTCGATGTGAGCGAGTGGTATTACCCCAAGGGCGACGCCATCGGAGAGATCATCGCCTACTACCACATCGGCGAGATCCGCCAGGAGCGAAGGCTGGAAGGCCAGAAGTAG